The following is a genomic window from Sulfitobacter pontiacus.
TGGATGGGTGACGCTTAATGGTTTCTTAATTAAAGGCGCTCATTGTCGTATTCGAAGTAATATCAGGTACGGCATGATAACAGAACTTGAACACAAATCGGTTTCCGACCTGCTTGCTCTGCATGCAGAAGTGTCGGCAAGGCTAAGGTCAAGCGGCGCAGTACGGTCATCCAACAACCCTGCGGGCGACTATGCGGAAACGCTGTTTTGTCGCGCTTTTGGCTGGGACATGGCTGCCAGTTCCGAGAAGGGCTATGACGCGCTGGACAGGGACGGCTTACGTTACCAAATAAAATCGCGCCGGTTGACGGCCTCGAATACCTCGCGGCAATTGTCTGCACTGCGCAATCTGGAAGCCAAGCCGTTTGACTTCTTGGCCGGTGTGCTGTTCTCTTCGGATTATTCCGTTTTTAAGGCGGCGATTATTCCGCACGATCTAGTTCTGAAAAATACCCGTGTTTCAACCCATACTAACAGCCGTTTATTTTATCTTCGCGACGCGGTGTGGGCATGGCAAAACGTGCGCGACGTTACCTTAACTTTAACTCGTGTGAAAATTTAAGGCGGAAATCTTCTCGTCAGTCCGATGCTCTCAGGCGTTCCCTTACCGCACCTGACGCCGCGAAAGCCAGTTGTCCCAGCTGCTGGGGCTACCGGCATAGACGTTGATGTCGATGTCTCCGGCGGCTCCGGGGACGCGGCCGGTGCTGGTGTATTGCCAGAAGGTCCAGCGCTCGTCGGGGTATTTCTCGGACGGGTGGGCGGCGGTGGAGCGGAGCCAGAATTCAACACCGCGCAGACGCCCCATGTCATTCTGGGCATAGAACTCCGGCGTGGTGTAGACGACGGGCTGCTGCCCGTAATGCGCGCGCAGGATGCTTAGGAACGTCTGCGCGTTGCGGCGGACGGTATCGGCGGGCGGGCGCAGGGTGCAGGTGGGGGAAAAGGGGTTCCACTCCAGATCCAGCACGGGGGGCAGCATGCCCGGCGCTTTGGGCACGTTTTCGATGAACCAGCGGGCCTGTTTCTCGGGCGTCGTGCAGAAATAGTAGAAGTGATAGGCCCCGCGGGCGACACCGGCGCGGCCGGCACCCTCCCAGTGGTTCTGGAACATCGGGTCCAGCAGATCGCCGCCTTCGGTGGCTTTGATGAAGGCGAAGTTCACGCCGGAGACGCGGGCCTCGCCCCAGTTCAGCGGTTGCTGGAAGCGCGCCACATCGATGCCGTGCACCGCATAGCGGTCGGGGCTTTGGCCGGGCCAGTCGAACGGCTTGCGGTCGCCGAAATTGGCCGCCGTCACATCCCCCACAGGGACCGAGAGTTGCGGCGCACCACAGGCCGAAAGGGCAAGGGCAGAGAGGAGGGCAAGAACGCGAAGTCGGGGCATAGGGTCACGGCTTTCGTGCGATAAAGGCCAGATTATTGGCGGGCATGTCGATCCTGTCGATCGGGCTTAGTGCAGCATCGCTGAGCCAACGCGTGATGTCGACCGTATCCTTGTACCCGATCGCAGGATCGGCGGTGCGCAGCTCGGCGTCGAATTTCGCATCTCCGTCGGAGGTGAGCACACCCTGCCGGCGGAACGGACCATAGAGGATCAACGTGCCACCGGGGGCGAGCGCAAGCGCGGCTTCGGTGATGAGCATCTGTGCGGCCTCTGTCGGGATCAGATGTAGCAGGTTGGCGAGGAAGATCAGGTCTTGCGGTGGCAATGGCTTGTGCCAACCCGCCGCTGTTGCATCCAGCGGGGCGGCGGGGGCGACGTTGGTCAGCCCGGCCTCGGCGATATAGGCGTCGATGCTGGCGCGGCGGTCGGGGGCGGGCTCGGTCGGCTGCCAGTGCAAATCGGGTAGGGCGCGGGCGAAGGCGGCAATATGTTGCCCCGTCCCGCTGGCAATCTCGAGCGCGCGACCTGTCTGAGGTGCATGGTCACGCAGCAGGTCACACAGGGCGTCTTTGTTCCGGTCGGCGGCGGGGGCGTGCAGCATGGCACCGCGGGTGGGCAGAGCGACGCTGGCGCTTGGGGGAAGCTTGGCTGTCATGCGCGCAGCCTATCGGGGCGCAGTGCCTCGACCACGGGATCGGGTAGCGACGGCGCGTTGCCGAGGGTCAGATCGGCCACCAGTTGCGAGGCGGCGGCGCTGGTCTGGAAACCGTACCCGCCTTGTCCCGCGCTCCAGATGAAGTCGGGCTGGGCGGGATCGGGACCCAGCACCAACGTGCGGTCCACGGCAAAGCTGCGCAGCCCCGCCCATGTCGCGATGGGTTTCGTCAGCGGCACGGCGACCATGTTCTGATACCGCTCCAGCCCTTCGGCCAGCACCATGTCGTCGGCCCATGCGTCCTGCGGTTCGGTCGCGTCCTCATCGGCGGGCGAGATCAGCAGCGCGCCCGCGTCAGGCTTGGCGTACCATGTTTCGCCCACGCCAAAAAACATCGGCCAGCGCGACAGGTCATGCCCGCCCGGTGCCGCAATGCGGGCCATGGACCGGCGGTAGGGGGTGATGCCGATGGGGGGCACACCAGCCAGAATGGCGATCTGGTCGGCCCAGGCTCCGGCGGCGTTGACCAGTTTTGCGGCGTGATGGATGTGCGGGCCTGCGGTGACCTTCCACGTATTGCCCGTGCGGGTGATGGATGTGATGGGATGCCCGGTTTCAATCCGCCCGCCATTGCCGCGCAGCTCCTTGGCGAAATCCTGCAGCAGACGGTCGGTATCAATATCATGGGCGTCAGCGTGGTAGCCGGCAAAGGCGATGCGCTCGGCGGCCAGGATCGGCACAAGGCGGAGCGCATCGTCGGGGGTGATCTGTTCGACCCCCATATGGGCGAGATCGCTGTGAAACGCCTCTTCCTCGTGGCGGTCGGCGATGATCATCAGGCCGCGCGGGGACAGGTAGCCGCCGTCGCGCAGATAGTCGACGGTGGCCTTGTTCAGCGCCTGCACAGAGGGCGCACCGTAATTCTCTTCGATCAGCGCGGCCGACCGGCCAGAGGCGTGATAGCCAAGCGCTTTTTCCCCTTCAATCACCGTGACTTTTGCATCACCAGACAGGCGCGCCGCGGCCGAGATGCCCGCGATGCCGCCGCCGATGACAAGGATATCGGATGTGCTTTCTGTCATAGGTACCCCCTGTCCCTTGCACTGGTTTCGCGCAGGCCTGTCCCGCCGGCCCCAAGCTCTTTGATTATGGGTGACATGGGCCGGTGGGACGTGCAACCGCGCGGTTAGGCATCGGTCTTGCCGCGCGCGGTGGCGCGACCATAGGCGGGGCGCGCGTGGATCATCTCGACAAAGCCAGCGAGTGCGGGATAATCCTTGGCGCGGCCCTGCTGCATCGCGATCTCTGCCGGAAAGCTGAGCATGATATCCGCCGCCGACAATGTATCCTGCACAAAATGCCCCGAGGCCCGCACGCGGCTGTTCATATAGCGATAGTGGTTGTCCAGTTCAGACGCGATGCGCGGATGCAGCGGTGCACCGGCGTCGCCCAAACGGCTGACATAGAGGTTCAGCAGGATCGGCGTCATCGCGGACCCTTCGGCGAAATGCATCAGTTCAAGGTGCTGCAAATAGGCGGCGCTGTCACGATCGGGGATCATCTGCGGCGCGAAACGGGTGCAAAGCACCTCGGTGATGGCCGCGCTCTCGGCGATCAGCGTGCCGTCGATCTCGACCATGGGGGATTTGCCCAAGGGGTGCACGAGCTTTAGTTCGGGCGGGGCGAGGTTGGTCTTGGCATTGCGGGTATAGGGGATGACATCATAAGGCGCGCCGATTTCTTCGAGCAGCCACAAAATGCGATGAGAGCGGGACCGGTTCAGGTGGTGGATTTTGATCATGACGCTGATGATAGCGTGTTGCAGGCGGATGGGTAGTGGGCATGCATCCCCCGCGCCGTATTTGACAAGCGGCGCGGGGGCTTGAGGTCAGGTCAGACGGTGGCGCAGCGCGGGTAGGCGCGACAGGATCAACACATCGACCGCCAGCACGCTCAGCAGCACGGCCCCGGCCATGGGGAAGGCCATCGACACG
Proteins encoded in this region:
- a CDS encoding GH25 family lysozyme, with product MPRLRVLALLSALALSACGAPQLSVPVGDVTAANFGDRKPFDWPGQSPDRYAVHGIDVARFQQPLNWGEARVSGVNFAFIKATEGGDLLDPMFQNHWEGAGRAGVARGAYHFYYFCTTPEKQARWFIENVPKAPGMLPPVLDLEWNPFSPTCTLRPPADTVRRNAQTFLSILRAHYGQQPVVYTTPEFYAQNDMGRLRGVEFWLRSTAAHPSEKYPDERWTFWQYTSTGRVPGAAGDIDINVYAGSPSSWDNWLSRRQVR
- a CDS encoding DUF938 domain-containing protein — encoded protein: MTAKLPPSASVALPTRGAMLHAPAADRNKDALCDLLRDHAPQTGRALEIASGTGQHIAAFARALPDLHWQPTEPAPDRRASIDAYIAEAGLTNVAPAAPLDATAAGWHKPLPPQDLIFLANLLHLIPTEAAQMLITEAALALAPGGTLILYGPFRRQGVLTSDGDAKFDAELRTADPAIGYKDTVDITRWLSDAALSPIDRIDMPANNLAFIARKP
- a CDS encoding FAD-binding oxidoreductase, which gives rise to MTESTSDILVIGGGIAGISAAARLSGDAKVTVIEGEKALGYHASGRSAALIEENYGAPSVQALNKATVDYLRDGGYLSPRGLMIIADRHEEEAFHSDLAHMGVEQITPDDALRLVPILAAERIAFAGYHADAHDIDTDRLLQDFAKELRGNGGRIETGHPITSITRTGNTWKVTAGPHIHHAAKLVNAAGAWADQIAILAGVPPIGITPYRRSMARIAAPGGHDLSRWPMFFGVGETWYAKPDAGALLISPADEDATEPQDAWADDMVLAEGLERYQNMVAVPLTKPIATWAGLRSFAVDRTLVLGPDPAQPDFIWSAGQGGYGFQTSAAASQLVADLTLGNAPSLPDPVVEALRPDRLRA
- a CDS encoding glutathione S-transferase family protein translates to MIKIHHLNRSRSHRILWLLEEIGAPYDVIPYTRNAKTNLAPPELKLVHPLGKSPMVEIDGTLIAESAAITEVLCTRFAPQMIPDRDSAAYLQHLELMHFAEGSAMTPILLNLYVSRLGDAGAPLHPRIASELDNHYRYMNSRVRASGHFVQDTLSAADIMLSFPAEIAMQQGRAKDYPALAGFVEMIHARPAYGRATARGKTDA